The following coding sequences are from one Arthrobacter sp. PvP023 window:
- a CDS encoding inositol-3-phosphate synthase: MSSNPIRVAIVGVGNCAASLVQGVHYYRDADPQATIPGLMHVEFGEYHVNDVEFVAAFDVDGKKVGVDLADAILASENNTIKIADVPPTGVTVQRGHTLDGLGKYYLETIEQSPAEPVDVVQALKDAKVDVMVCYLPVGSQEAAEFYAQAAIDAGVAFVNALPVFIAGTKEWADKFTAAGVPIVGDDIKSQIGATITHRVMAKLFEDRGVTLDRTYQLNVGGNMDFKNMLERDRLESKKISKTQAVTSNVEAELAAKDVHIGPSDYVQWLDDRKWAFVRLEGRNFGDAPVSLEYKLEVWDSPNSAGVIIDAIRAAKIGLDRGIGGPLLSASSYFMKSPPEQFNDDLAREKVEAFIRGDLER; encoded by the coding sequence GTGTCTTCAAATCCGATTCGTGTTGCCATCGTCGGTGTGGGTAACTGCGCCGCGTCCCTGGTCCAGGGTGTCCACTACTACCGGGATGCCGACCCCCAGGCCACGATTCCCGGTCTGATGCACGTGGAGTTCGGCGAGTACCACGTCAACGATGTTGAATTCGTTGCAGCCTTCGATGTTGACGGCAAGAAGGTCGGCGTTGACCTGGCCGACGCCATCCTGGCCAGCGAAAACAACACCATCAAGATCGCCGACGTTCCGCCCACCGGCGTAACGGTCCAGCGCGGCCACACCCTGGACGGCCTCGGCAAGTACTACCTCGAGACCATTGAGCAGTCCCCGGCGGAGCCGGTCGATGTTGTCCAGGCCCTGAAGGACGCCAAAGTTGACGTCATGGTCTGCTACCTGCCCGTTGGATCGCAGGAAGCCGCCGAATTCTACGCACAGGCCGCAATCGACGCCGGCGTGGCGTTCGTCAACGCCCTGCCGGTGTTCATCGCCGGAACCAAGGAATGGGCGGACAAGTTCACTGCCGCCGGTGTCCCGATCGTGGGCGACGACATCAAGAGCCAGATTGGTGCCACCATCACGCACCGCGTCATGGCCAAGCTCTTCGAAGACCGCGGCGTCACGCTGGACCGCACCTACCAGCTCAACGTCGGCGGCAACATGGACTTCAAGAACATGCTGGAGCGCGACCGCCTCGAGTCCAAGAAGATCTCCAAGACCCAGGCCGTTACGTCCAACGTTGAAGCTGAACTGGCTGCCAAGGACGTGCACATCGGCCCGTCCGACTACGTCCAGTGGCTCGACGACCGCAAGTGGGCCTTCGTGCGCCTCGAAGGACGCAACTTCGGCGACGCCCCCGTGTCGCTCGAATACAAGCTGGAGGTCTGGGACTCACCGAACTCCGCCGGCGTGATCATCGACGCCATCCGCGCGGCCAAGATCGGCCTGGACCGCGGCATCGGGGGCCCGCTGCTCTCGGCGTCCAGCTACTTCATGAAGTCCCCGCCGGAGCAGTTCAACGACGACCTCGCCCGTGAAAAGGTCGAGGCCTTCATCCGCGGAGACCTGGAGCGCTAA